A stretch of Methanobacterium sp. DNA encodes these proteins:
- a CDS encoding preprotein translocase subunit SecD, with protein MVHGEWSQMSKITEFLKDYRVILLIILIIVSITSISVLGIQQGLDLEGGSVIQIHLEQPVDQATMNTVVTVLDRRLNIFGVRDVNVRASGNQDVIVEIAGVRPEEVTDVVGTPGVFEARIDNQTALTGTDITNVRPYQISGNQWSVPFTVSVQGANRFAQVAQGRAGEPVEMYLDGELVSSPVLSEGLATGTPVTEIEVSGTAETAEAAENEARTIQTVLQSGALPVQVSIAGVSSVSAELGDQFRTGALIAGLLAVIVVSIIIFLRYRVPLLVIPIIFTSLTELLLILGIASIIQWNIDLAAIAGIIAAIGTGVDDQLIITDEVLKKGDSKEDKKSRKRSASLRMRIKGAFFIVFASAATLIAAMLPLAYIGFSRGYAGIGILSGFAFTTIIGILVGIFITRPVYAKFIESFIQ; from the coding sequence ATGGTACATGGAGAGTGGTCGCAGATGAGTAAAATCACCGAATTTTTAAAGGATTATCGCGTTATACTACTTATAATATTGATTATAGTTAGTATAACTTCAATTTCAGTGTTAGGTATACAACAGGGACTGGATTTGGAGGGCGGATCAGTTATTCAAATTCATTTAGAGCAGCCTGTTGATCAGGCCACCATGAATACAGTTGTAACAGTCCTTGACAGGCGACTTAACATATTTGGTGTAAGAGACGTAAACGTGCGGGCAAGCGGAAATCAGGACGTAATTGTGGAAATTGCAGGAGTGAGGCCAGAAGAAGTTACAGATGTAGTGGGAACCCCGGGCGTGTTTGAAGCAAGAATAGATAACCAGACAGCCCTTACTGGAACTGATATAACAAATGTCCGACCATATCAAATCAGCGGAAATCAGTGGAGTGTGCCATTCACTGTATCTGTTCAAGGAGCAAACAGATTTGCACAGGTAGCCCAAGGTAGGGCAGGAGAACCTGTAGAAATGTATTTAGATGGTGAATTAGTATCTTCACCAGTTTTAAGTGAAGGACTGGCAACAGGAACACCGGTAACTGAAATAGAAGTCTCAGGAACTGCTGAAACCGCAGAGGCTGCAGAAAATGAAGCAAGAACCATACAAACTGTGTTACAGTCTGGTGCATTACCGGTACAGGTTAGTATTGCGGGAGTGAGCAGTGTATCAGCAGAATTAGGAGATCAATTCAGAACAGGGGCACTGATTGCAGGTTTACTGGCAGTTATAGTAGTATCTATTATCATATTTTTGCGCTATAGGGTTCCTTTACTTGTAATTCCAATAATATTTACAAGTCTTACTGAATTGCTCTTAATACTGGGAATAGCGTCTATTATACAATGGAATATAGATTTAGCTGCCATAGCAGGAATAATTGCAGCTATTGGTACGGGGGTAGATGACCAGTTAATTATAACTGATGAAGTTCTAAAAAAAGGGGATTCAAAAGAAGATAAAAAATCCAGAAAAAGGAGCGCTTCTTTAAGAATGAGAATTAAAGGCGCATTCTTCATAGTATTCGCATCGGCAGCTACGCTTATTGCAGCAATGCTTCCATTAGCTTACATTGGATTTTCCAGAGGTTATGCAGGAATAGGAATTCTCTCCGGGTTTGCATTCACCACAATAATAGGAATACTTGTTGGAATATTCATTACAAGGCCGGTATATGCAAAATTCATAGAAAGTTTCATCCAGTAG
- a CDS encoding protein translocase subunit SecF, whose product MKIEEIMESYKSLIAIPVIITIIALAILAFNGLDQGIELQGGTIVDLELQHPITQTELESLIGGDLGLTEVDVNSISSTQATVEMGGEVKYETLANTLNGTAVIQSFRSVGPVLSSEALIQVYWAIGFAFLFMAVTIFIIFRSFVPSMAVILAALSDIIIAAGGMSLFGIPLSIGSVGALLLLIGYSVDTDVLLTTRVLKRREGTITERAIDAMKTGLTMAITSISAMITLYIVVILLIPSAEVLANIAAVLIIGLTADVLVTWLMNLGILRWYMESGRR is encoded by the coding sequence ATGAAAATTGAAGAAATCATGGAATCTTATAAATCATTAATTGCAATTCCAGTTATTATAACCATAATTGCATTGGCCATATTAGCTTTCAATGGTTTAGATCAGGGAATAGAATTACAGGGAGGTACAATAGTTGATCTAGAGCTTCAACACCCAATAACTCAAACTGAATTAGAAAGTCTAATTGGTGGTGATCTGGGATTAACTGAGGTTGATGTTAATTCAATTAGCTCTACACAAGCTACTGTAGAAATGGGTGGAGAAGTAAAATACGAAACTTTAGCAAATACATTAAATGGAACAGCAGTTATACAGAGCTTTAGATCTGTAGGACCTGTTTTAAGTTCAGAAGCATTAATACAGGTTTACTGGGCGATAGGATTTGCATTCCTATTCATGGCTGTAACTATATTTATCATATTCCGGAGTTTTGTGCCCTCGATGGCTGTAATTTTAGCGGCATTATCTGATATTATCATAGCTGCAGGAGGAATGTCCTTATTTGGAATACCTTTATCCATTGGATCAGTTGGTGCTTTGCTTTTGCTTATTGGATACAGTGTAGATACGGACGTTTTACTTACAACGCGCGTATTAAAACGTAGGGAAGGAACAATTACAGAAAGAGCAATCGACGCAATGAAAACAGGGCTTACAATGGCCATTACATCAATAAGCGCCATGATTACATTGTACATTGTAGTAATATTATTAATACCTTCTGCAGAAGTTCTTGCAAATATTGCAGCTGTTTTAATAATAGGGTTAACTGCTGACGTTTTAGTAACATGGCTTATGAATCTTGGAATACTCAGATGGTACATGGAGAGTGGTCGCAGATGA